In Oryza sativa Japonica Group chromosome 3, ASM3414082v1, one DNA window encodes the following:
- the LOC4331748 gene encoding F-box/kelch-repeat protein At1g55270 isoform X3 — protein sequence MHLQVESVSCYCRVDGGLKTVVSARKFVPGAKLCMQPDIKPNKRKSRSSHKERCRTQAPLLPGLPDDLAITCLMRVPRLEHTNLRLVCKRWNRLLSGNYYYSLRKKLGMAEEWVFVFKRDRDRKISWHAFDPVHQVWKSLPPVPAEYSEAVGFGCAVLSGCYLYLFGGKDPVRGSMRRVVFYNARINKWLRAPDMLQKRHCFGSCVINNRLYVAGGECEGIQRTLRSAEFYDPNRNRWSYISEMSTGMVPFIGVVYDGKWFLKGLDSHRQVVSEVYMPTSNVWSVTADEMVTGWRNPSICFNGRLYSAECRDGCKLRVYDRDTRSWTRFMDSRRHLGNSRAFEAAALVSLNGKICIIRNNMSITLVDVSNTPTVIEINNAHMWDVFARKGQHRSFIANLWFTIAGRNFKTHIIHCQVLQV from the coding sequence ATGCATTTGCAGGTAGAGTCTGTGTCTTGTTACTGCAGGGTAGATGGAGGTCTTAAAACTGTTGTGAGTGCTAGGAAGTTTGTCCCTGGTGCAAAGCTGTGCATGCAACCTGACATTAAACCAAACAAGCGCAAGTCAAGGAGCTCACACAAAGAGAGGTGCCGAACTCAGGCACCACTTCTACCTGGCCTTCCTGACGACCTAGCTATTACCTGCCTCATGCGGGTCCCTCGACTTGAGCACACAAATCTTCGGTTAGTCTGTAAACGGTGGAACCGACTGTTATCTGGGAACTATTATTATTCCTTGCGTAAGAAACTTGGCATGGCAGAAGAATGGGTTTTTGTCTTCAAAAGGGACCGTGATCGGAAGATTTCTTGGCATGCCTTTGACCCAGTTCACCAGGTGTGGAAGTCACTCCCTCCAGTTCCAGCAGAGTATTCAGAGGCCGTGGGCTTTGGCTGTGCTGTTCTTAGTGGCTGCTATCTGTACCTGTTTGGTGGCAAAGACCCAGTCCGAGGGTCTATGAGGCGTGTTGTATTTTACAATGCTCGGATAAACAAGTGGCTCCGAGCCCCAGATATGCTACAAAAGCGTCACTGCTTTGGTTCCTGTGTCATAAACAACCGCCTCTATGTTGCTGGTGGGGAGTGTGAAGGGATACAAAGAACTCTAAGATCTGCTGAATTTTACGACCCAAACAGGAATAGATGGTCTTACATCAGTGAAATGAGCACGGGAATGGTACCTTTTATTGGAGTTGTATATGATGGCAAATGGTTCCTGAAAGGGCTTGATTCTCATCGTCAGGTTGTGAGTGAGGTCTATATGCCAACATCCAACGTATGGTCAGTCACTGCTGATGAAATGGTTACGGGCTGGCGGAATCCAAGCATTTGCTTTAATGGACGTCTTTATTCAGCAGAATGCCGGGACGGATGCAAGCTTAGAGTCTATGATAGGGACACACGATCGTGGACCAGATTCATGGACAGCAGGCGCCATCTGGGCAATTCACGAGCTTTTGAAGCTGCAGCTCTGGTCTCCCTAAATGGAAAGATCTGCATTATCCGCAACAATATGAGCATCACTCTTGTCGATGTCTCAAACACACCAACAGTTATCGAGATTAACAATGCTCACATGTGGGATGTTTTTGCTCGGAAGGGCCAGCACAGGTCTTTCATAGCAAACTTGTGGTTCACCATTGCGGGTCGTAATTTCAAGACTCACATTATCCATTGCCAAGTGCTCCAAGTTTGA
- the LOC4331748 gene encoding F-box/kelch-repeat protein At1g55270 isoform X1 — protein sequence MDAAAGGAPPRPAAGIRVRVPLIYKKDKHHAMQSSHYFASAWTERYVCVFRRVTSCGFVSLMLFHIQVESVSCYCRVDGGLKTVVSARKFVPGAKLCMQPDIKPNKRKSRSSHKERCRTQAPLLPGLPDDLAITCLMRVPRLEHTNLRLVCKRWNRLLSGNYYYSLRKKLGMAEEWVFVFKRDRDRKISWHAFDPVHQVWKSLPPVPAEYSEAVGFGCAVLSGCYLYLFGGKDPVRGSMRRVVFYNARINKWLRAPDMLQKRHCFGSCVINNRLYVAGGECEGIQRTLRSAEFYDPNRNRWSYISEMSTGMVPFIGVVYDGKWFLKGLDSHRQVVSEVYMPTSNVWSVTADEMVTGWRNPSICFNGRLYSAECRDGCKLRVYDRDTRSWTRFMDSRRHLGNSRAFEAAALVSLNGKICIIRNNMSITLVDVSNTPTVIEINNAHMWDVFARKGQHRSFIANLWFTIAGRNFKTHIIHCQVLQV from the exons ATGGATGCGGCTGCCggaggcgcgccgccgcggcccgcgGCCGGAATCCGCGTCCGGGTGCCACTG ATATATAAGAAAGATAAACATCATGCAATGCAATCGTCACACTATTTTGCTAGTGCCTGGACAGAAAGATACGTTTGTGTCTTTAGGAGAGTTACTTCTTGTGGTTTTGTTTCACTTATGCTGTTCCACATTCAG GTAGAGTCTGTGTCTTGTTACTGCAGGGTAGATGGAGGTCTTAAAACTGTTGTGAGTGCTAGGAAGTTTGTCCCTGGTGCAAAGCTGTGCATGCAACCTGACATTAAACCAAACAAGCGCAAGTCAAGGAGCTCACACAAAGAGAGGTGCCGAACTCAGGCACCACTTCTACCTGGCCTTCCTGACGACCTAGCTATTACCTGCCTCATGCGGGTCCCTCGACTTGAGCACACAAATCTTCGGTTAGTCTGTAAACGGTGGAACCGACTGTTATCTGGGAACTATTATTATTCCTTGCGTAAGAAACTTGGCATGGCAGAAGAATGGGTTTTTGTCTTCAAAAGGGACCGTGATCGGAAGATTTCTTGGCATGCCTTTGACCCAGTTCACCAGGTGTGGAAGTCACTCCCTCCAGTTCCAGCAGAGTATTCAGAGGCCGTGGGCTTTGGCTGTGCTGTTCTTAGTGGCTGCTATCTGTACCTGTTTGGTGGCAAAGACCCAGTCCGAGGGTCTATGAGGCGTGTTGTATTTTACAATGCTCGGATAAACAAGTGGCTCCGAGCCCCAGATATGCTACAAAAGCGTCACTGCTTTGGTTCCTGTGTCATAAACAACCGCCTCTATGTTGCTGGTGGGGAGTGTGAAGGGATACAAAGAACTCTAAGATCTGCTGAATTTTACGACCCAAACAGGAATAGATGGTCTTACATCAGTGAAATGAGCACGGGAATGGTACCTTTTATTGGAGTTGTATATGATGGCAAATGGTTCCTGAAAGGGCTTGATTCTCATCGTCAGGTTGTGAGTGAGGTCTATATGCCAACATCCAACGTATGGTCAGTCACTGCTGATGAAATGGTTACGGGCTGGCGGAATCCAAGCATTTGCTTTAATGGACGTCTTTATTCAGCAGAATGCCGGGACGGATGCAAGCTTAGAGTCTATGATAGGGACACACGATCGTGGACCAGATTCATGGACAGCAGGCGCCATCTGGGCAATTCACGAGCTTTTGAAGCTGCAGCTCTGGTCTCCCTAAATGGAAAGATCTGCATTATCCGCAACAATATGAGCATCACTCTTGTCGATGTCTCAAACACACCAACAGTTATCGAGATTAACAATGCTCACATGTGGGATGTTTTTGCTCGGAAGGGCCAGCACAGGTCTTTCATAGCAAACTTGTGGTTCACCATTGCGGGTCGTAATTTCAAGACTCACATTATCCATTGCCAAGTGCTCCAAGTTTGA
- the LOC4331747 gene encoding serine/threonine-protein phosphatase PP2A-4 catalytic subunit-like, translating into MEPMSVDGGGGCGGLDTQIEQLMQCRPLAEQEVKALCEKAKEILMEESNVQPVKSPVTICGDIHGQFHDLVELFRIGGKCPDTNYLFMGDYVDRGYYSVETVTLLVALKVRHPHRITILRGNHESRQITQVYGFYDECLRKYGNANVWKIFTDLFDYFPLTALVESEIFCLHGGLSPSIENLDSVRSLDRVQEVPHEGPMCDLLWSDPDDRCGWGISPRGAGYTFGQDISEQFNHTNNLKLVARAHQLVMEGYNWAHEQKVVTIFSAPNYCYRCGNMASILEVDDCNSHTFIQFEPAPRRGEPDVTRRTPDYFL; encoded by the exons ATGGAGCCCATGAgcgtggacggcggcgggggatgCGGCGGCCTGGACACGCAGATCGAGCAGCTGATGCAGTGTCGCCCGCTCGCCGAGCAGGAG GTTAAAGCACTGTGCGAGAAGGCCAAGGAGATATTGATGGAGGAAAGCAATGTTCAG CCTGTCAAAAGCCCAGTAACGATTTGTGGTGATATTCACGGACAATTCCATGATCTTGTAGAACTTTTTCGGATCGGTGGGAAG TGCCCAGAtactaattatttatttatgggGGATTATGTGGATCGTGGCTATTACTCTGTTGAGACTGTTACT CTTTTGGTAGCGCTGAAGGTGCGTCACCCACATCGGATTACAATCCTTCGCGGAAATCACGAGAGCCGGCAG ATCACACAGGTTTATGGATTCTACGACGAATGTTTACGAAA GTATGGCAATGCAAATGTATGGAAGATATTCACGGATTTATTTGACTATTTTCCACTGACAGCACTG GTGGAATCTGAAATTTTCTGCCTGCATGGTGGTTTATCTCCATCAATTGAGAACCTTGATAGTGTGCGTAGCTTAGATCGTGTCCAAGAGGTTCCGCATGAGGGACCAATGTGTGATCTTCTATGGTCTGATCCAGATGACCGCTGTGGTTGGGGCATATCTCCTCGTGGTGCTGGCTACACTTTTGGGCAG GATATATCCGAGCAATTCAATCACACCAACAATCTCAAACTTGTAGCTCGGGCTCATCAACTAGTTATGGAAGGATATAATTGGGCTCAT GAACAAAAAGTTGTTACTATATTCAGTGCTCCAAATTATTGTTACCGATGTGGGAATATGGCATCCATTTTGGAAGTTGATGACTGCAACAGCCATACTTTTATTCAG TTCGAACCAGCTCCTAGGAGAGGTGAGCCTGACGTGACACGGAGGACGCCCGATTATTTCCTTTGA
- the LOC4331748 gene encoding F-box/kelch-repeat protein At1g55270 isoform X2 — MDAAAGGAPPRPAAGIRVRVPLVESVSCYCRVDGGLKTVVSARKFVPGAKLCMQPDIKPNKRKSRSSHKERCRTQAPLLPGLPDDLAITCLMRVPRLEHTNLRLVCKRWNRLLSGNYYYSLRKKLGMAEEWVFVFKRDRDRKISWHAFDPVHQVWKSLPPVPAEYSEAVGFGCAVLSGCYLYLFGGKDPVRGSMRRVVFYNARINKWLRAPDMLQKRHCFGSCVINNRLYVAGGECEGIQRTLRSAEFYDPNRNRWSYISEMSTGMVPFIGVVYDGKWFLKGLDSHRQVVSEVYMPTSNVWSVTADEMVTGWRNPSICFNGRLYSAECRDGCKLRVYDRDTRSWTRFMDSRRHLGNSRAFEAAALVSLNGKICIIRNNMSITLVDVSNTPTVIEINNAHMWDVFARKGQHRSFIANLWFTIAGRNFKTHIIHCQVLQV; from the exons ATGGATGCGGCTGCCggaggcgcgccgccgcggcccgcgGCCGGAATCCGCGTCCGGGTGCCACTG GTAGAGTCTGTGTCTTGTTACTGCAGGGTAGATGGAGGTCTTAAAACTGTTGTGAGTGCTAGGAAGTTTGTCCCTGGTGCAAAGCTGTGCATGCAACCTGACATTAAACCAAACAAGCGCAAGTCAAGGAGCTCACACAAAGAGAGGTGCCGAACTCAGGCACCACTTCTACCTGGCCTTCCTGACGACCTAGCTATTACCTGCCTCATGCGGGTCCCTCGACTTGAGCACACAAATCTTCGGTTAGTCTGTAAACGGTGGAACCGACTGTTATCTGGGAACTATTATTATTCCTTGCGTAAGAAACTTGGCATGGCAGAAGAATGGGTTTTTGTCTTCAAAAGGGACCGTGATCGGAAGATTTCTTGGCATGCCTTTGACCCAGTTCACCAGGTGTGGAAGTCACTCCCTCCAGTTCCAGCAGAGTATTCAGAGGCCGTGGGCTTTGGCTGTGCTGTTCTTAGTGGCTGCTATCTGTACCTGTTTGGTGGCAAAGACCCAGTCCGAGGGTCTATGAGGCGTGTTGTATTTTACAATGCTCGGATAAACAAGTGGCTCCGAGCCCCAGATATGCTACAAAAGCGTCACTGCTTTGGTTCCTGTGTCATAAACAACCGCCTCTATGTTGCTGGTGGGGAGTGTGAAGGGATACAAAGAACTCTAAGATCTGCTGAATTTTACGACCCAAACAGGAATAGATGGTCTTACATCAGTGAAATGAGCACGGGAATGGTACCTTTTATTGGAGTTGTATATGATGGCAAATGGTTCCTGAAAGGGCTTGATTCTCATCGTCAGGTTGTGAGTGAGGTCTATATGCCAACATCCAACGTATGGTCAGTCACTGCTGATGAAATGGTTACGGGCTGGCGGAATCCAAGCATTTGCTTTAATGGACGTCTTTATTCAGCAGAATGCCGGGACGGATGCAAGCTTAGAGTCTATGATAGGGACACACGATCGTGGACCAGATTCATGGACAGCAGGCGCCATCTGGGCAATTCACGAGCTTTTGAAGCTGCAGCTCTGGTCTCCCTAAATGGAAAGATCTGCATTATCCGCAACAATATGAGCATCACTCTTGTCGATGTCTCAAACACACCAACAGTTATCGAGATTAACAATGCTCACATGTGGGATGTTTTTGCTCGGAAGGGCCAGCACAGGTCTTTCATAGCAAACTTGTGGTTCACCATTGCGGGTCGTAATTTCAAGACTCACATTATCCATTGCCAAGTGCTCCAAGTTTGA